The genomic window CTTTATCTAAAGCTCAACTTAAAGAGTTTATCGACGCGAGCCTATAAGGTTGCAAAGCGGGGGTAAAACCCCGCTCACCTGACGCCACGGTTAATGGTTCGGCGTCTTCTGCATCACCGTATACATTTCCTGCAATAAATCAAAAGTAACACTTTGCACTCTGTAAAGTTTGTGGCTATACTGGAAATATTCAGTGATCGCGCAGCTTCTAGCGACACATCTCAAGCGTTTTGTTAACACCCAGCCAAAAGCACCCTGTTAGCACTAGCCTATTTGAAGCTGTTTCATTTTTTCCGTTCATCCTTCCTGCAGTCTATTATCCCCAGCACGACAGAATGTTTGAACGAAAATTTGTTTGATCCAACCCTCGGACGTTTCCAATTTTTCACACTTTCGAGTGCCAGATAATCCCTAGGGGTAATCTTTGCAAGCGCGATCAAAAAAACAAAAGCATCAACATTCAGAGCAATTAACTTTCGATTCGGCATTCAGCCAAGAACCGTCTAACTCACCTTCACCTAAATCAAAAATTCGTATGAATCTTACCGACTTAAAATCAAAACCCATTGAAGAACTTATCGATCTTGCAAAAGAAATGGGCATGGAGAGCCTAGCGCGCTCCCGCAAACAAGACGTCATCTTCAACATTCTTAAACGCCACGCCCGCAGCGGTGAAGATATCTACGGCGACGGTGTATTAGAAATACTGCAAGATGGCTTCGGCTTTTTGCGCTCTGCAGGCGCTTCTTACCTAGCTGGCCCAGACGATATTTACGTTTCCCCCAGCCAAATTCGCCGCTTTAACTTGCGCACCGGCGATACCATAGCGGGGAAAATTCGCCCCCCTAAAGAAGGCGAACGTTATTTTGCCCTTCTTAAAGTAAACGAAATTAATTTCGACAAGCCAGAAAACTCCCGCAACAAAATTCTCTTCGAAAACCTTACTCCGCTATTCCCTCAGGAACGCCTCGAGTTAGAAACCGGTAACGGCTCTACCGAAGACTTAACCGGCCGCATCATCGACCTAGTAAGCCCCATTGGTAAAGGTCAGCGCGGTTTGATTGTTGCACCACCTAAAGCTGGTAAAACCATCATGATGCAGAATATTGCGCAGGCTATTACGCGCAATAACCCTGAGTGCCATTTAATTGTTTTACTTATCGACGAACGCCCAGAAGAAGTAACCGAAATGCAGCGCTCTGTGCGCGGCGAGGTGGTTGCCTCTACCTTCGACGAACCACCTTCGCGCCACGTACAAGTAGCCGAAATGGTTATTGAACGTGCTAAGCGTTTAGTTGAGCATAAAAAAGATGTAATTATTCTGCTCGACTCCATCACTCGTTTGGCGCGCGCTTACAACACCGTTATTCCTTCATCAGGTAAAGTACTTACCGGTGGTGTTGATGCCCACGCACTAGAGCGCCCAAAGCGTTTCTTCGGTGCTGCGCGTAACATTGAAGAAGGCGGCAGCTTATCTATTGTGGCTACCGCACTTATCGATACCGGCTCTAAAATGGATGAAGTTATCTACGAAGAGTTTAAAGGTACCGGTAACATGGAACTGCACCTCGACCGCAAAATTGCCGAGCGTCGCGTTTACCCTGCCATTAACATCCGTCGCTCCGGCACCCGTCGCGAAGACCTGTTAATGAAAGAAGAGGAACTATCTCGCGTATGGATTCTGCGCAAACTCCTCCACGATATGGAAGACGTAGCCGCCACAGAATTCCTTTCCGACAAGCTAAAAGACTTCAAAACTAACAACGAGTTTTTCTTGTCTATGCGCTCGAAGTAAGCAAGCAGTAAAAATGAAAGTCAAAGCCGCGCACTGTCGCGGCTTTTTTGTTTCTACTCGCCGCTTTTTAAAACGCGACCAAACAAAAGCTTAGGCAGGTAACCAGCTACACGGCCCCCAATCACAGGTAAATCTACTTACTTTAAATTGGCTTAACAGACGTTATTATCTCACCACATACCACTACTCGATAACCAATCACATACTAAATACCTACCTATATCAAACACGCTTAGAGCAATATTGATAAAGGATACAGATCACACCCAATAAACGTTAGAATAACCCCAAATTGCACCCACAAAGCTGGCAAACCGAGAAGATTATGGCCTTTAAGGATTTACGAGATTTTATTGCCCTATTAGAAGAAAAAGGGCAGCTTAAACGTATTAGTCACCCAGTGGACCCGTATTTGGAGATTACCGAAATCTCTGATCGCACCCTGCGTGCAGGTGGGCCAGCCTTGTTGTTTGAAAATGTTGTGGGGCACACTACACCCGTACTGGCTAATTTATTCGGCACGCCCGATCGCGTAGCCATGGGCATGGGGCAAGAGAATGTTGGCGCTTTGCGCGAAGTAGGCGAGCTACTCGCGTTTTTGAAAGAGCCAGAGCCCCCCAAAGGGATGAAAGATGCGTGGGAAAAACTGCCCATCTTTAAACAAGTACTTAATATGGCCCCCAAGCTTATTAAGAATGCCCCCTGCCAAGAATTCGAGGTGAGCGGCGAAGACGTAGACTTAACCGCAATACCCATTCAAACCTGCTGGCCAGGGGATGCAGCACCGCTTGTTACTTGGCCTTTAGTGGTTACCAAAGGCCCGCATAAAGACCGACAAAACCTCGGTATTTATCGCATGCAATTAATTGGCAAGAATAAGCTTATTATGCGCTGGTTAAGCCATCGCGGCGGTGCATTAGATTTTAGAGAGTGGCAACAGCAACACCCGGGCGAGAACTTTCCCGTTTCTGTGGCACTGGGAGCAGACCCAGCAACCATTCTAGGCGCAGTAACCCCAGTACCAGATACACTCAGTGAATACGCCTTCGCCGGCCTATTGCGCGGCAGCAAAACCGAAGTAACCAAAAGCCGCGGCAACGACTTACAAGTGCCGGCTAGTGCCGAGTATATTTTAGAGGGCCATATTGCCCCAGGTGAGATGGCTGACGAAGGGCCGTTTGGCGACCACACCGGTTACTACAACGAAGTGGACAGCTTTCCGGTGTTTACTGTCGAGCGCATTACCCACCGCAAAGACCCTATTTATCACAGCACCTACACGGGCAGACCGCCTGATGAACCCGCAGTATTAGGCGTTGCCCTTAACGAAGTGTTTGTGCCTATATTAAAAAAACAGTTTCCTGAAATTGTCGATTTTTACTTGCCACCCGAAGGCTGCTCTTACCGTATGGCAGTGGTAACCATGAAAAAACAATACCCTGGTCACGCCAAGCGCGTAATGCTGGGAGTATGGTCTTTCTTACGGCAATTTATGTACACAAAATTTGTTATTGTGACCGACGACGATGTAAACGCTCGCGATTGGAACGATGTAATTTGGGCACTGACAACACGTGTAGACCCAATGCGCGATACCACCATGATAGACAACACACCTATCGATTATTTGGATTTTGCTTCGCCTGTTTCTGGCCTAGGCTCGAAAATGGGCATAGATGCTACCAATAAATGGCCTGGCGAAACCAATCGCGAATGGGGCACCACCATAGAGATGACTGCAGAAGTTAAAAATAAAGTAGATGCTATCTGGGATAAGCTCGGCATCGACGATAAATAAATACGCGCTTACGCAATAGGACACGCTATGCCTGAACTAAACCATCACAAAATTAATTATGTGGAATTTGCCACTAAAAATTTAAGCGCGAGCAAATTATTTTTTCAAACCGTATTCAATTGGCAATTTAAAGATTACGGCCCCGAATACAGCGCCATAGAAGAAGGCGGCCTCGACGGTGGTTTTTATCAAGCGGATACTTGCGCCCGCACAGAAAACGGCAGCGCGCTGGTAGTGCTGTATAGCGCAAACCTAGAAGCAACACTACAAAGCGTGACTGCGGCGGGCGGCATAGTGATTAAAGAAATATTTCCCTTTCCTGGTGGTCGCCGCTTTCAATTTCTAGAGCCTGGCGGTAATGAGCTTGCTGTATGGTCTGATATATAAGGCCACACAGCATTCGTTTAATCACTATCACAACACAAATACTAGCGCTCTCGCTGCCACTAGCTCACCTAGTAACAGCGCAGCGATCTACCTACGGATACAATAAGTTTGCATTTAAATCATATTCATAGCTTGCGTGGCATTGCTATTTTATTTGTGGTATTTGGCCACGCGCTTTGGTTTCAATTTAACTGGAGCAACAATCAACCAACCATTACATTTCTAATAGAATTGTTAAGTAATGGAACCATATTGTTTGTATTCGTAGCAGGCTACCTATTTCAATACCTACTACCTAAGTACCACTACCCTAAGTATCTTAAAGCAAAGTTAAAAAACGTAATTACGCCCTACCTACTCATATCTATTCCGGCTATTGCCTATGAAATTTTTATTGGCTCGCCCAGCGATAAGTTCACCCAACTTGAAGACGCCAGCACACCCTTACAAGTGCTTTGGTTTTACGCTGTTGGTGGTGGGCACATAAATTACGCACTGTGGTTTATCCCTATGATTACGCTATTTTTTATTGGCGCCCCGCTATTTGCATTGTGTAACCAATATCCTAAAGCGTACTGGCTGCTCATTCCGTTATACGTACTGGCTTTGGCTGTGCATCGCGAACCCTTTCCTATTATTTCTCCGCTGCGCGCTTTTTTGTATTTTTTACCTATTTACATAACGGGCATGCTTGCAGCCCAGTTCCGCGAAAAGCTCGACCCAGTGTTAACCAAACATGCACCGGCTATTGGCCTACTGTTAGCCGCTATTTTTCTTTGCCAACTTTTTATTAATGAACACCACGGCATTTACAAAACAGAGCACATGTTCGATATGTCAAAGGGGTATATAGACTGGTTGTTACTGCAAAAAACCTTATTGTGCTTCTTCTTGATTGGTATCTACTTACGCTACCCTAAACTTGCAACAAAGCCGATTAACTATTTAGCAGATATTAGCTTTACCGTGTTTTTTATACATGTGTATTTCTTCGCAGCGGTTTATATTATTTTGGGGCATCAACGCTTCGAAGGTAGTTTAGGCCTTTGGTTTGTGCGCGGTTGCGCGTGTATCTTGTTTTGCGTGGTAGCTACTTGGCTTGCAAAGAAAGTGCTTGGTAAATACAGCCGCAGTTTAATAGGAAGTTAGATCATTGTGTAAACATCTACCACTCGCAAAGGGTGGTAGTAGGGGTGCCCGCCCATAAGCCAAATTCTTGCATATAATTTTTTATCTGTTTTTACTCCCACCTAAATAATCCTCTGCTAAAGTTAACAGTGGCTATTCACAAAATGAGGCTTCACTGTTGAAATACCCATTCAAAATACTTACCACTGTTACATGTTTGCTCACTGCTATTTATACGCATGGCGAATCGGTTGATATCACCATCAATAAACCCCGTAGCAATAGCACGTATATGCTAGATCTAATGAAGTTAGCGCTTTCTTATTCCGATAAGCACTATAATTATTTAGAAACGTCAGAAACACTTACCCGCAGTGCGCAGGTGGAAGCGTTGCGTAATGGTGAGCTTACGGTTATGTGGGGCGGCACCTCTGATCAGATGGAACAGGATTTTACCCCCGTTCGCATAGATGGCTACCGAGGCCTTATGAGCTTGCGTTTTTTTATTATTCGCGAAGGGGAACAACACCGATTCGATTCTATTTATAGCGCAAACGACTTAAAACAGTTTAAATTTGGCCAGGGTAAAACCTGGCAAGACGGCAATATTTTGCAGCAGGCAGGTTTTAAAGTGGTAAGAACAGTGAAAAAAGAAGGCCTGTTTCATATGCTAGACGGCGACCGGTTTGACGCCTTTCCGCGTGGTGCCACCGAAGCCTGGGAGGAAGTGGCAAAGTACAAGCAACTCCCCCTCACCGTAGAAAATAAATTGGTGCTCTCTTACACATTACCAACTTATTTTTTTGTGAATAAAAACCACCCGCAATTAGCGGCCGCAATAGAGCAAGGTCTAGAGCGTGCCATTGCCGACGGTCAATTTGACGATTACTTTTATAACAACGATCGGGTGCGAGAATTTCTAAAGCGAGCGCAGCTCGATAAACGTCGAGTAATAAAAATAAATAACCCTTTTCTGCCTAAAGCCACTCCCCTAGATCGAGATGAGTTATGGCTCGATTTAAGCGAGCTTGCAGAGGGGGCTAAAAACTACGGTTTATAGCATAGCCGGCAATACTAGCTGTATATTCGCGCAATGAAGCACTCGCGCGACCATTCTTTTTGGGGTAACGTTGCGCTATATTGTTAACAAGTATGGTACCCGCTGGCTATGATCCACAGCATCTCTTCTGCAAATTTCGAGCGTATAATACCGCTTATCAATGCCTATCAGCAGTTTTACAATGTAGACCACGTGAGCGCCCAGCAAAATCGTTCGTTCTTTTCTCAATTTGGTATGCAATCAGATAAAGGCTGCCAATTTGCCTATTTTGACGGCACAGAACCCGTTGCCTTTGCGACAGTGTATTTTTGTTACTCATCCACTCTTACCGCAAAAGTGGGCGTATTAAACGATTTATACACACTGCCATCTCATCGCAATAAAGGCATAGCCAGTAAACTGATTAAACACTGCGCCAAATTCGCCATCGAACGCGGTGCCTGCCGCTTGCAATGGGTAACGGCGCGCGACAATACTACCGCGCAGGCACTCTACAAAAAGCTTGGCGCGAAACAAAGCAGCTGGGAGTTTTTTAGCTATACGCCGTAGAAGCCAACTCACACAATTACTTAAGCCATAACCAATATTAAAGCCACAACAAACACGGAACTTTTGCTGCCCACAGCCCACTAATTTCACTCTTAACAATTATTACCACCTATCGAATGGAGCTCACCGTGAAACTACTTAAACTAGCACTACTCACATGTACCGCTACAGCCGTAACCGGCTGCGAAATGGCTTATGGCACATTACAATCAGATAAAAAAAACAGCTGCTACGAACTGCCACAACCCGAATACGAGCGCTGCATGGCCGAAGCCTCGCAGAGTTACGAAGATTATAAAAAGTCCACCCAACAGAAATAACTAGTCGCTACTTTGTAAGTAGCCAGGCTCACATTTAGACATCGCATAAACGCCAAAGGGCTAGTATAGTTCAAGCTTTCCACACTATTATTTGTAACTTTATGTCTATAGAAGAAGCACGTTTAGAGATATGTAACCTTACGGGCGACCACTACCCCGAGATAAAACAACTAATGGACGCCGCCTACAACGAACTCGGCGGCGCTTGGCCTGAGCACACTATTACCTACCTTATTGAGGAGTTCCCCGAAGGCCAAATTGGCATAGTCGACGGCGGCAAGCTTGTTGGTATTGCCCTTAGCGTGCAGGTTGACTACGCTCGGTTTTCTAACCCCCATACCTATGAAGATATAGTAGATAGCAACGACAACGTTAAAAACGACTTGAGCGGCGATGCCCTCTATGGCCTAGATGTTGTAATTGCCTCTAGCCACCGCGGCATGCGCCTAGGCCGCAGGCTTTACGACGCGCGCAAAGAACTCTGCCGTCAATATAACTTGCGTGCAATTTTAGCAGGTGGGCGCATCCCCAATTACCACCAGTACTCTAACGAGTTAAGCCCAGACCAATACATCACAAAAGTGGATCGCAAAGAAATTTACGACCCCATTCTTACTTTTCAACTTTCTAACGATTTTCAAGTTAAGCGATTACTTAAAAAATATTTACCCGAAGACCAGAAATCTGTCGGCTATGCCACACTGCTTGAATGGAACAATATATTATTCGAGCCGGATATTCGCGTGCTGGAAACATCCAAGAATATTGTGCGCGTGGGCGCTGTACAGTGGCAGATGCGCGCTGTGAGTTCTCTCGACGAGCTTTTGGCGCAGGTAGAGTTTTTTGTAGATACGGTATCAGATTACCAAAGCGACTTTATTATTTTCCCAGAATTTTTTAACGCCCCGCTTATGGGCCTGGGTGATCAAAGCACACAAACGCTCGCCATTCGTTATTTGGCAGAATACACAGAAAAAATTTTAGAGCGTATGTCGCAACTTGCCATTGAGTACAATGCCAATATTATTACTGGCTCTATGCCCTTGGCCGATGGCGATACCATTTACAATGTCTCTTACCTTTGCCACCGCAGCGGCAAAATTGACGAGCAGCGAAAAATTCACATAACCCCGCACGAAGAACGCGATTGGGTTATTCAAGGTGGCGATAAGGTGTCAGTTTTTGAAACCGATGCAGGTAAAGTTGGGATATTAATTTGTTATGATGTCGAGTTCCCTGAATTGTCGCGTATTATGGCTCAACAAGGCCTAGAAATTTTATTTGTACCCTTCTGGACCGACACCAAAAACAGCTATTTACGTGTGCGCCTGTGCGCCCATGCTCGCGCCATCGAAAACGAATGCTATGTGGTTATTGCGGGCAGTGTAGGCAACTTACCAAAAGTGGATAGCCTAGATGTGCAATACAGCCAGTCGGCAGTACTCACGCCATCTGACTTCCCATTCCCACACGATGCACTGCTTAACGAAGCAACACCCAATACAGAAATGTTGTTATTTTCGGACTTAGACTTATCGAAACTAAAAGTATTGCACAGTGAAGGCTCGGTTCGAAACTTAAAAGACAGACGCACCGACGTGTACGATGTAATATTAAAAAATACCCAATAGCAACAAAATATCAAAGCCACTAGCTATTAAGCCCAATAAAAAAGCGCACCGGCCGACGCGGGTGCGCTTTTTTATCTTGTATTTAAATCACCACTGCAATATTTGTTGCGGTTCTAGTTAACCTTTAATTTCTGAACCACTAACCTTGCTTTCGCTTGAGCTCTCGGCTTCTGTATCAGCCTCGTTCTCTGAGTTTTCTAATTTAGCCTCAGCCTCTTCCTCAGCTTGCTCCCATTGCTCGGCCCCCATACCAACTTTAGGCTCGGCGCGCATTAAGCGTATGTAACGTATATCTTCAATGCGAAAAACCAAGTCGCCGGTATCTTCGAAGTCGGCATAGGCGTGAATAATATCGTCGTTACCCCAATAGCGAGTGTCTTTTAGTAAAATAAACCCCGAGGTAAGTTTGTTTGCCGATATTGCGCTGTATTGCCGCTTAGATACCCGGCCATAATAGTAATAGCCGTCAATTTTATCGCCCTCCTCAGGCACATTAAATTGAATAAACACCCAAACCCTATCGCTATCTTCCATGGTAACCAGGGCGCCGGTTTCTTCCTCTACATTACAGGCGGTAAGTAAAAGCAGCATTACGCAGCTAAAAAATAGGGAAGCACTTATTTTTAAATCCATTTTCATTCTCATTTCTATTTTCTATTCTTTGTTTGGGCTTATTAGTCCCATCTGTTTTCTATTGCGAATTAGTTTTTTAGCGTTATAGCTTTTTATTAAATTACATTTCGTATTAGCTATCACCTGCACTTAACAGTAAGCCGCGCTTGTAGCAATCTATACTCAACTTAGTTTCGCCTAGGGTAGCAAATACCTCGGCCAGCTCAGCGTAAGCTTGTGGTGTTTCACGCAGCTTTATACTTTGCTCTAAATAACCGCGCGCTTTGCCCCATAGTTTATTACGAATTGCGATACGACCTAAGGCCAAATGTAACACTGCATCTTCTGGGTGAGTTTTTAACCAACTTTCTGCATGAGTAAGCTGATCTTTACTTTTAACGGTACGCGAACGGCCATACAAATTCACAAGCTCAGGGTGCCAAGATTTTTTCAGCTTAACGCGCAATATAGATTCGGCTTCGTCGTAAAGTTTGGCTTTTATTAACTCGTGCGCATAGCAAAACAGTAATTTTTCATTGGCCTTTAATTCTTTTGGCGCGGCATCCCAAAACGCATGCAAATCGCGTATTAATACGTGGTCGCCTTCTTTTTTTGCGGTAGCCGCAAGGTGCTGCAAGCGCGAGAGGTAAGCGTTAAGTTTTAGTTGGGCTAGTTCCTCAGCGTCGTACACTTTGTATTTCGCTAATAATGGCAACAGCTCTACAAGGCTTGTCCAATCGCGCAATTGAATGGTTGTTCTACACAGCAGTTCGAGTA from Saccharophagus degradans 2-40 includes these protein-coding regions:
- the rho gene encoding transcription termination factor Rho, encoding MNLTDLKSKPIEELIDLAKEMGMESLARSRKQDVIFNILKRHARSGEDIYGDGVLEILQDGFGFLRSAGASYLAGPDDIYVSPSQIRRFNLRTGDTIAGKIRPPKEGERYFALLKVNEINFDKPENSRNKILFENLTPLFPQERLELETGNGSTEDLTGRIIDLVSPIGKGQRGLIVAPPKAGKTIMMQNIAQAITRNNPECHLIVLLIDERPEEVTEMQRSVRGEVVASTFDEPPSRHVQVAEMVIERAKRLVEHKKDVIILLDSITRLARAYNTVIPSSGKVLTGGVDAHALERPKRFFGAARNIEEGGSLSIVATALIDTGSKMDEVIYEEFKGTGNMELHLDRKIAERRVYPAINIRRSGTRREDLLMKEEELSRVWILRKLLHDMEDVAATEFLSDKLKDFKTNNEFFLSMRSK
- the ubiD gene encoding 4-hydroxy-3-polyprenylbenzoate decarboxylase, which gives rise to MAFKDLRDFIALLEEKGQLKRISHPVDPYLEITEISDRTLRAGGPALLFENVVGHTTPVLANLFGTPDRVAMGMGQENVGALREVGELLAFLKEPEPPKGMKDAWEKLPIFKQVLNMAPKLIKNAPCQEFEVSGEDVDLTAIPIQTCWPGDAAPLVTWPLVVTKGPHKDRQNLGIYRMQLIGKNKLIMRWLSHRGGALDFREWQQQHPGENFPVSVALGADPATILGAVTPVPDTLSEYAFAGLLRGSKTEVTKSRGNDLQVPASAEYILEGHIAPGEMADEGPFGDHTGYYNEVDSFPVFTVERITHRKDPIYHSTYTGRPPDEPAVLGVALNEVFVPILKKQFPEIVDFYLPPEGCSYRMAVVTMKKQYPGHAKRVMLGVWSFLRQFMYTKFVIVTDDDVNARDWNDVIWALTTRVDPMRDTTMIDNTPIDYLDFASPVSGLGSKMGIDATNKWPGETNREWGTTIEMTAEVKNKVDAIWDKLGIDDK
- a CDS encoding VOC family protein; the encoded protein is MPELNHHKINYVEFATKNLSASKLFFQTVFNWQFKDYGPEYSAIEEGGLDGGFYQADTCARTENGSALVVLYSANLEATLQSVTAAGGIVIKEIFPFPGGRRFQFLEPGGNELAVWSDI
- a CDS encoding acyltransferase family protein produces the protein MHLNHIHSLRGIAILFVVFGHALWFQFNWSNNQPTITFLIELLSNGTILFVFVAGYLFQYLLPKYHYPKYLKAKLKNVITPYLLISIPAIAYEIFIGSPSDKFTQLEDASTPLQVLWFYAVGGGHINYALWFIPMITLFFIGAPLFALCNQYPKAYWLLIPLYVLALAVHREPFPIISPLRAFLYFLPIYITGMLAAQFREKLDPVLTKHAPAIGLLLAAIFLCQLFINEHHGIYKTEHMFDMSKGYIDWLLLQKTLLCFFLIGIYLRYPKLATKPINYLADISFTVFFIHVYFFAAVYIILGHQRFEGSLGLWFVRGCACILFCVVATWLAKKVLGKYSRSLIGS
- a CDS encoding transporter substrate-binding domain-containing protein; protein product: MKYPFKILTTVTCLLTAIYTHGESVDITINKPRSNSTYMLDLMKLALSYSDKHYNYLETSETLTRSAQVEALRNGELTVMWGGTSDQMEQDFTPVRIDGYRGLMSLRFFIIREGEQHRFDSIYSANDLKQFKFGQGKTWQDGNILQQAGFKVVRTVKKEGLFHMLDGDRFDAFPRGATEAWEEVAKYKQLPLTVENKLVLSYTLPTYFFVNKNHPQLAAAIEQGLERAIADGQFDDYFYNNDRVREFLKRAQLDKRRVIKINNPFLPKATPLDRDELWLDLSELAEGAKNYGL
- a CDS encoding GNAT family N-acetyltransferase, whose translation is MIHSISSANFERIIPLINAYQQFYNVDHVSAQQNRSFFSQFGMQSDKGCQFAYFDGTEPVAFATVYFCYSSTLTAKVGVLNDLYTLPSHRNKGIASKLIKHCAKFAIERGACRLQWVTARDNTTAQALYKKLGAKQSSWEFFSYTP
- a CDS encoding carbon-nitrogen hydrolase family protein, which codes for MSIEEARLEICNLTGDHYPEIKQLMDAAYNELGGAWPEHTITYLIEEFPEGQIGIVDGGKLVGIALSVQVDYARFSNPHTYEDIVDSNDNVKNDLSGDALYGLDVVIASSHRGMRLGRRLYDARKELCRQYNLRAILAGGRIPNYHQYSNELSPDQYITKVDRKEIYDPILTFQLSNDFQVKRLLKKYLPEDQKSVGYATLLEWNNILFEPDIRVLETSKNIVRVGAVQWQMRAVSSLDELLAQVEFFVDTVSDYQSDFIIFPEFFNAPLMGLGDQSTQTLAIRYLAEYTEKILERMSQLAIEYNANIITGSMPLADGDTIYNVSYLCHRSGKIDEQRKIHITPHEERDWVIQGGDKVSVFETDAGKVGILICYDVEFPELSRIMAQQGLEILFVPFWTDTKNSYLRVRLCAHARAIENECYVVIAGSVGNLPKVDSLDVQYSQSAVLTPSDFPFPHDALLNEATPNTEMLLFSDLDLSKLKVLHSEGSVRNLKDRRTDVYDVILKNTQ
- a CDS encoding heme biosynthesis HemY N-terminal domain-containing protein; this encodes MMRALIYCLILLCLGASLTYLVQHDTGYILISYGDTSVEMRFWFGVFTFSIGLLLLWWCFGLIRRGLTAFGVSRSWWSESKQKRAERHTQRGLINFVEGNWRAAKKDLVGAAKLSDKPLVHYLAAARSAYELGEKEETRFLIQQAEKHAPENDLAVAISQARILLMEKQLEQCLAVLTRARANHGEHPVVLELLCRTTIQLRDWTSLVELLPLLAKYKVYDAEELAQLKLNAYLSRLQHLAATAKKEGDHVLIRDLHAFWDAAPKELKANEKLLFCYAHELIKAKLYDEAESILRVKLKKSWHPELVNLYGRSRTVKSKDQLTHAESWLKTHPEDAVLHLALGRIAIRNKLWGKARGYLEQSIKLRETPQAYAELAEVFATLGETKLSIDCYKRGLLLSAGDS